One window of the Amia ocellicauda isolate fAmiCal2 chromosome 18, fAmiCal2.hap1, whole genome shotgun sequence genome contains the following:
- the rnf144b gene encoding E3 ubiquitin-protein ligase RNF144B, which produces MPNTSPSGLQEVPLQPLVLCKLCLSEYPLEDRSQLHTCNCVFCTPCLQQYVQFAIKEGCGAPVTCPDMACLKKGTLLDSEIACLAPSDQVQLYQRLRFEREVQLDPDKTWCPVLGCQAVCSIGQHSNAQPVSVLCPACGVVFCSVCKGDWQPGHSCSERRSLNLPSVDDSVQISNEPDAPVKQCPVCGVYIERNQGCAQMMCKSCKHTFCWYCLQNLDGDIFLRHYDKGPCRNKLGHSRASVMWNRTQVVGILVGMSLIVLVTSPLLVLASPCIICCICKSCRGKKKKKVNHTETGI; this is translated from the exons ATGCCAAATACCAGTCCAAGTGGTCTGCAGGAGGTGCCACTACAGCCCCTGGTGCTCTGCAAGCTGTGCCTTAGCGAATACCCCCTCGAGGACAGGAGCCAACTTCATACGTGCAACTGCGTCTTCTGTACCCCG TGCCTGCAGCAGTATGTGCAGTTTGCAATCAAGGAGGGTTGTGGAGCTCCTGTCACCTGTCCAGACATGGCCTGTCTGAAGAAGGGAACATTGCTGGATTCTGAG ATTGCCTGCTTGGCCCCTTCTGATCAAGTTCAGCTTTATCAGCGGCTGCGGTTCGAAAGAG AGGTGCAGCTGGATCCTGATAAAACCTGGTGTCCTGTCTTGGGATGTCAAGCTGTCTGCAGCATCGGGCAGCACAGCAATGCCCagccagtgtctgtgttgtgtcctGCTTGCGGTGTTGTATTCTGCTCAGTGTGCAAGGGGGACTGGCAGCCAGGCCATTCCTGCTCCGAACGCCGGTCTCTGAATTTGCCTTCTGTGGATGACAG CGTTCAGATCAGCAACGAACCAGACGCCCCTGTCAAGCAGTGTCCGGTGTGCGGCGTCTACATCGAGAGGAACCAAGGGTGTGCTCAGATGATGTGCAAGAGCTGCAAGCACACCTTTTGTTGGTACTGTCTTCAGAATTTAGAT GGCGACATATTCCTGAGGCATTACGATAAAGGACCGTGCAGAAATAAACTGGGCCACTCGCGGGCTTCAGTGATGTGGAATCGAACACAG GTGGTGGGCATCTTGGTTGGTATGAGTTTAATTGTCCTGGTGACCTCACCACTCCTTGTGCTGGCATCGCCCTGTATAATCTGCTGCATCTGCAAGTCCTGTAGAggcaaaaaaaagaagaaggtcAACCACACAGAAACGGGAATATAg
- the LOC136713636 gene encoding telethonin — MHSSNAKDNPCLFNAYCDVKENNELRKESYKSTWLDLVMERRPEEKTTLFENDMSRKETYEKKHIAYFLVQRHPAQKIKLGRLGEKMKEYQLPYKLPLPIFVPSKAVSSKERDRAPTPAELKGIMEFESALSSGLSRDRRELSEIKKEMPKVIQPNQLSFRASSLISPPNVPGQFEAVQRS; from the exons ATGCATTCCTCTAATGCAAAGGATAACCCCTGTCTGTTCAACGCCTATTGTGATGTAAAGGAGAACAATGAGCTGAGGAAGGAGTCCTATAAATCAACGTGGCTGGATCTGGTCATGGAAAGACGCCCTGAGGAAAA GACGACTCTCTTTGAAAATGACATGTCGCGGAAGGAGACCTACGAGAAGAAGCACATCGCTTATTTTCTAGTACAGAGACACCCCGCCCAGAAGATAAAGCTGGGGAGACTGGGGGAGAAGATGAAGGAATACCAGCTTCCATACAAGCTGCCTCTACCCATCTTTGTGCCCAGCAAAGCTGTGTCCTCAAAGGAGCGTGACCGGGCACCCACGCCAGCAGAACTGAAAGGCATCATGGAGTTCGAGAGTGCCTTGTCCAGCGGCCTGAGCAGAGACAGGAGAGAACTATCTGAGATCAAGAAAGAAATGCCCAAAGTGATCCAGCCTAACCAGTTAAGCTTCAGAGCCTCCAGTCTCATTTCTCCCCCCAATGTGCCTGGCCAGTTTGAGGCTGTCCAAAGAAGCTAG
- the ccdc127a gene encoding coiled-coil domain-containing protein 127a: MNNLNDPPGWNIQPNQRGDGDGNKWNYALLVPMLGLAAFRWIWTRESQKEIREVKAKYNQDMESIAQNLEMKYKEAVLESRRAAAHLELQLEKERQRVQGYRQALMSQSQQLLAERKQLQQDREKLEMEKNQLLQSGAAGALLRSALQRETFWQRKATLVLKEFEEALVERQSAYCSVLLPREKRFEMEKNVLIKAAKDPLAAELNMEADIKYIFKHDKHCADLMNTDKRKNGRLMWLYLRYWELQVELQKFKRVERSVAGTPPNSQ; this comes from the exons ATGAACAACCTGAATGATCCTCCTGGGTGGAATATCCAACCAAACCAGCGAGGGGATGGGGATGGAAACAAGTGGAATTATGCCCTCCTAGTGCCAATGTTGGGCCTGGCTGCCTTCA GATGGATCTGGACCAGAGAGTCACAAAAGGAGATCCGGGAAGTGAAAGCAAAGTACAACCAAGACATGGAGTCCATAGCCCAGAATCTGGAGATGAAGTACAAGGAAGCTGTCCTGGAGAGCCGACGGGCCGCGGCTCACCTGGAGCTGCAGCTGGAGAAAGAGCGCCAGAGAGTGCAGGGCTACAGGCAGGCCCTCATGTCTCAGAGTCAGCAGCTTTTGGCAGAAAGAAAGCAACTGCAGCAGGACCGGGAGAAACTGGAAATGGAGAAAAATCAGCTTTTGCAGTCGGGTGCGGCGGGAGCCCTCTTGCGCAGTGCTTTGCAACGGGAAACCTTCTGGCAGCGTAAGGCCACGCTAGTCTTGAAGGAATTCGAAGAGGCATTGGTAGAACGGCAGAGTGCCTACTGCAGCGTCCTCCTGCCACGAGAGAAGCGCTTTGAGATGGAGAAGAACGTGCTCATCAAAGCCGCCAAAGACCCGCTCGCTGCTGAACTGAACATGGAAGcagatataaaatacattttcaaacacgACAAGCATTGCGCCGATCTTATGAACACAGACAAGCGCAAGAACGGCAGGCTGATGTGGCTTTACCTCAGGTACTGGGAGCTGCAAGTTGAGCTGCAGAAGTTTAAGCGAGTGGAGCGCTCTGTTGCTGGAACGCCGCCGAACTCTCAGTGA